The region TATTTTTCAACCCGATGACATCGACATCGGAGAAATGCATCGCATGTTATCCGAAGATCGAACAAGGGTTGTCTCCGCAATGTTTCGCTAATTGTATCGGAAAGATCCGCGTCGCGGGGTTTATCAACACACCGGACAAAGCACAGGCCGACAATCCGATAGATTACCTTGTGCACATCAAAAAGGTGGCGTTGCCGCTATTCCCGCAATTCGGGCTTGAGCCAAATGTTTACTACATTCCACCGATCCACGTTCCGACTGCATTTACGAAGCAGATGTTTGGCCCCGGCGTTGACAAGGCCGTCGAGGTCTATCGCAATGCGCCGAACGATCAGGACCTTACGAGCCTATTAGGTCTATTCGGCTCGACCGAGGCCATAATGCGCAAATGGAAACGGGTTGGCGACAAGGCCATAGGTATGGATGAGAACGGAAAGGAACTCGTTAGTGTACCTTTCAAAGAACCGATACACATCCGCCCGGCTTATGACAAGCTCTATCAGATTACGCGCACCAATTGCCCGTGAGGAGGTTTTATATGCGATTTTTTATTCCGTTGCTGATTTTTAGCTTGTTACTAACCGCGTCGTGCAAGAAGACCCAAGTTGCGACGTCCGAAGTCAACGTTGCTCAGGTCAAGGAGATCACACTCGACCCGAGTGCTCCGGTCTGGGACAACGTTTCGCTCCACGCATCAAAAATGATCTTGCAGGATCTGGTCGAGCCGCGTCTTATGGAACCGTCAACACCTGATATTCAGGTCAAAGCGATCACGAACGGCACCGAGATAGCGTTTCGGCTCGAATGGCCGGATGCAACTCAGAACGACATGCCTGGCCCTAAGAAATTCAATGACGGCTGCGCAGTCCAGATTCCGGCAAAGGTCGATCCAAACGTGCCTGCACCTCAAATGGGCGAGGCCGGAAAAACCGTCGAGATCTCCTTCTGGCGTGCAGATTGGCAAGCGATAGTTGAGGGACGGGCCGATAATATCAACGCACTCTATCCTAATGCGTCTATCGACCACTATCCTTTTCAGGCTAAGTCGCTGGAAAACGATCCGCAGGCTCAAGCCGAAGCCGCTCTGCGATATGCACCTGCTCGGGCACTTGGAAACCGCCGCGCAGGACCGCGTGACCAACCCGTCGAAGACCTGATAGCAGAGGGTCCGAGCACTCTGTCTCCGGCCCCAAACGCGATCTCAAAGGGAAACGGCATGAAGACGAAGACCGGATGGGCGGTCGTAATTACACGTCCGGTTCCCGTCGGTTTCTCTATTGGGACACCGTCGCAGATAGCGTTTGCAGTGTGGGAAGGTTCGCACATCGAGATTGGTGCAAGAAAGATGAGGACGGGCTGGGTTCCGCTCATTCTAAAATAATTGATCGAATACGTTGGCTATGACCTACATCAAAGATCTCAAGAACGTGCATATTCTGATCGACGAGATGTTCTTCGATCATCAGAAAGCACTTCTTCATTTTGAGTTTGATAAGGCACTGACATTGCTTGAGATGTATCAAACGACATTGATCCGTCATATGCAGGATGAAGAGCTAATTCTATTGCCGGTTTATGCCGACCGTGCTAAGTACTCGGGAGCAGGTGCTCCAAAGCTTTTTTTTGATGACCACGAGAAAATGCGATCGTTTGTCGAGCTGTTCATAGAAACGACCGCTGAATTAAAACGCGAGCCAGACATAGACAAGGCGTTGCTGCAGCTTCTCGATCGCGAAGCTTTCTATACGCGGCTTTGCAGCCACCATGATAGGCGTGAAACTGAGTTCCTCTATCCTATCCTTGAGGAGATTCTTACCGATGTTGAAAAACGCGACCTTTTAGCGCAGATCGATCTCAGTGCCGAAGCCCGCATCTGTCCAACTCCAGCGGGATAATGACTAACTTTGGGCCGACGAGTATGAGGGATAAAAATGGAAACCGTTAGTGTACAAAAAGAATT is a window of Chloracidobacterium sp. DNA encoding:
- a CDS encoding hemerythrin domain-containing protein translates to MTYIKDLKNVHILIDEMFFDHQKALLHFEFDKALTLLEMYQTTLIRHMQDEELILLPVYADRAKYSGAGAPKLFFDDHEKMRSFVELFIETTAELKREPDIDKALLQLLDREAFYTRLCSHHDRRETEFLYPILEEILTDVEKRDLLAQIDLSAEARICPTPAG